From Bradyrhizobium diazoefficiens, the proteins below share one genomic window:
- a CDS encoding TRAP transporter large permease, translated as MDIFILLGTMIACFLIGMPIAYSLAMAAIAGALSVGIPLEALMLKISDGVSKVAMLTIPFFVLAGAIMAEGGMARRLVAFADVLVGLTRLRGGLSIVNVLATTFLSGISGSAVADTSAIGSVMIPQMEKNGYPRVFATNLTISSSVQALLVPPSHNAVLYSLATGGTISISALFMAGVFPGLLIGFSLIILCLVIAYREGHPHGRTVPAKDAIKITIDAAWGLITLVIILGGILGGIFTAIEAGAVACIWAFFVTMFVYRDYKWRDLPVLLHRTLRTVAMVMTLIACASAVGYIMALTQMPAKMTAFFLSISSNKYVILLLLNVLLLLLGTLLDMAPSILIATPILLPVMQNFGVDPVHFGMIMLLNLGIGLCHPPVGAILFVGCAVGKVSLEEVMRKIWPFYGVMLFVLMLVTFLPEISLWLPRHILH; from the coding sequence ATGGACATCTTCATCCTCCTCGGCACGATGATCGCGTGCTTCCTGATCGGCATGCCGATCGCCTATTCGCTGGCCATGGCGGCGATCGCCGGCGCGCTGTCGGTCGGCATTCCGCTGGAAGCCCTGATGCTGAAGATCTCGGACGGCGTCAGCAAGGTTGCGATGCTGACGATCCCGTTCTTCGTGCTCGCCGGCGCCATCATGGCGGAAGGCGGCATGGCGCGGCGGCTCGTCGCCTTTGCCGACGTGCTGGTCGGCTTGACCCGGCTGCGTGGTGGGCTCTCGATCGTCAACGTGCTGGCGACGACCTTCCTCAGCGGCATCTCCGGCTCCGCGGTGGCCGACACCTCGGCGATCGGCTCGGTGATGATCCCGCAGATGGAGAAGAACGGCTATCCGCGCGTGTTCGCGACCAACCTGACGATCTCGTCTTCGGTGCAGGCGCTGCTGGTGCCACCAAGCCACAACGCCGTGCTCTATTCGCTCGCGACCGGCGGCACCATCTCGATCAGCGCGCTATTCATGGCGGGCGTTTTCCCGGGGCTGTTGATCGGATTCTCGCTGATCATCCTGTGCCTGGTGATTGCCTATCGCGAAGGCCACCCGCACGGCCGCACCGTGCCGGCCAAGGATGCGATCAAGATCACGATCGACGCGGCCTGGGGCCTGATCACGCTCGTCATCATCCTCGGCGGCATCCTGGGCGGTATCTTCACCGCGATCGAAGCCGGCGCAGTTGCCTGCATCTGGGCGTTCTTCGTCACCATGTTCGTCTACCGCGACTACAAATGGCGCGATCTGCCGGTGCTGCTGCACCGGACGTTGCGCACCGTTGCAATGGTGATGACGCTGATCGCTTGCGCCTCCGCAGTCGGCTACATCATGGCGCTGACGCAGATGCCGGCGAAGATGACGGCGTTCTTCCTGTCGATCTCCAGCAACAAATACGTCATCCTGCTGCTGCTCAATGTCCTGCTGCTGCTGCTCGGCACGCTCCTGGACATGGCGCCATCGATCCTGATCGCCACGCCGATCCTGCTGCCGGTGATGCAGAATTTCGGCGTCGACCCCGTCCACTTCGGCATGATCATGCTGCTCAACCTCGGCATCGGCCTATGCCATCCGCCGGTCGGCGCGATCCTGTTCGTCGGCTGCGCCGTCGGCAAGGTTTCGCTCGAAGAGGTCATGCGCAAGATCTGGCCGTTCTACGGCGTCATGCTGTTCGTGCTGATGCTCGTCACCTTCCTGCCGGAGATCTCGCTCTGGCTGCCGCGACATATTCTGCATTGA
- the dctP gene encoding TRAP transporter substrate-binding protein, giving the protein MRRRDFIKLSAGLGAATLAPISSGNAQTKTVFKAADVQPVGYPTVAAVESMGKKLAEATQGRLSIQTYPSAQLGAEKETIEQTQIGAIQMLRVSAGAVGPIIDDINVVNMPFLFKNVAQSWKMMDGDVGQELLDKITASPNANLVGLCWMDSGARSFYNTKHPIKSIADVHGLKLRVIGNPIFIDMVNALGGNGIAMGYDQVFSSLQTGVIDGAENNPPSYVFSNHYTAAKYYSLTEHLIIPEILCFSKRSWTALSADDQALIKKFAREAQLEERELWKKYETTAMEKAKAAGCEIVEIADKKPFQDAVKPVWDKYGPKYQAMIKRIQAL; this is encoded by the coding sequence ATGAGACGCCGTGATTTCATCAAATTGAGTGCCGGGCTTGGAGCAGCAACGTTGGCTCCGATCTCGTCGGGCAACGCCCAGACCAAGACCGTGTTCAAGGCCGCCGACGTGCAGCCGGTCGGTTATCCGACGGTTGCCGCCGTCGAGAGCATGGGCAAGAAGCTTGCGGAGGCAACCCAGGGCCGGCTTTCGATCCAGACCTATCCCTCCGCGCAACTCGGCGCCGAGAAGGAGACGATCGAGCAGACCCAGATCGGCGCAATCCAGATGCTGCGCGTCAGCGCCGGCGCAGTCGGCCCGATCATCGACGATATCAACGTCGTCAACATGCCGTTCCTGTTCAAGAACGTGGCGCAATCCTGGAAGATGATGGACGGCGACGTCGGCCAGGAGCTGCTCGACAAGATCACCGCGAGCCCGAACGCCAATCTGGTCGGTCTATGCTGGATGGATTCCGGCGCGCGCAGCTTCTACAACACCAAGCATCCGATCAAGTCGATCGCCGACGTTCATGGCCTGAAGCTTCGCGTGATCGGCAATCCGATCTTCATCGACATGGTCAACGCGCTCGGCGGCAACGGCATCGCCATGGGCTACGACCAGGTCTTCTCCTCGCTCCAGACCGGCGTGATCGACGGCGCGGAGAACAACCCGCCGAGCTACGTGTTCAGCAACCACTACACCGCGGCGAAATACTATTCGCTGACCGAGCACCTGATCATTCCCGAGATCCTCTGCTTCTCCAAGCGGTCCTGGACCGCGCTGTCGGCAGACGACCAGGCGCTGATCAAGAAGTTCGCGCGCGAAGCCCAACTCGAGGAACGCGAACTCTGGAAGAAGTACGAGACGACGGCGATGGAGAAGGCCAAGGCCGCCGGCTGCGAGATCGTGGAGATCGCCGACAAGAAGCCATTCCAGGATGCGGTCAAGCCGGTCTGGGACAAGTATGGTCCGAAATACCAGGCCATGATCAAGCGCATCCAGGCGCTCTGA
- a CDS encoding SDR family oxidoreductase: protein MTDYRKLFDLTGKTAVVLGAASGIGKSSAEALAGLGARVVCADRALDAAEATAAGIRDKGGWAEAAACDAASAADVNVLAKTVMQKFSRLDIAVTTPGLNIRKTILDYTEEDLDRVITLNVKGTVWFFQAFGRIMVEQKGGSIIACSSVRAVTIEPGLAVYGSTKAAIGLLVKGFASEVGHAGVRVNAIAPSIAETALTDPFKQRPDIYNLYAGHTVFNRWSSADEVATAVAYLASDAASYVSGSTLFVDGGWTAVDGPPTGLTQLNK, encoded by the coding sequence GTGACGGACTATCGCAAGCTCTTCGACCTCACCGGCAAGACGGCCGTGGTGCTCGGCGCTGCATCGGGCATCGGCAAATCGTCGGCTGAGGCGCTGGCCGGGCTCGGCGCCCGTGTCGTCTGCGCCGATCGCGCGCTTGACGCGGCAGAGGCGACGGCCGCTGGCATCCGCGACAAGGGCGGCTGGGCCGAGGCCGCCGCCTGCGACGCCGCGAGCGCAGCCGACGTTAATGTGCTGGCCAAAACCGTGATGCAGAAATTTTCGCGGCTCGATATCGCGGTGACGACGCCGGGGCTCAACATCCGGAAAACCATCCTCGACTACACCGAGGAGGATCTCGATCGCGTCATCACGTTGAATGTGAAAGGCACCGTCTGGTTCTTCCAGGCCTTCGGCCGCATCATGGTCGAGCAGAAGGGCGGCAGCATCATCGCCTGTTCGTCGGTCCGCGCCGTCACGATCGAGCCCGGCCTGGCCGTGTATGGCTCGACCAAGGCCGCGATCGGCCTGCTGGTGAAGGGCTTTGCCTCCGAGGTCGGCCATGCCGGCGTCCGCGTCAACGCTATCGCGCCCAGCATTGCCGAGACGGCGCTGACCGACCCGTTCAAGCAGCGCCCCGACATCTACAATCTCTACGCCGGCCACACCGTGTTCAACCGCTGGAGCAGCGCAGACGAGGTCGCAACGGCCGTGGCCTATCTCGCCTCGGATGCCGCGAGCTATGTCAGCGGCAGCACGCTGTTCGTGGACGGCGGCTGGACTGCCGTCGATGGTCCGCCGACCGGTCTCACTCAGTTGAACAAGTAG
- a CDS encoding TRAP transporter small permease, translating to MAALFRRAMDFLYLLCVIVGCIALVLISAVIPWAVFTRYVLNSAASWPEPMAVLLTIVLTFIGAAAGYRLNLHMSITYFAKKLPLPLQRATDILVQLLMALIALFMVIWGERLVEVTWYNTIPDFPSLSVGVTYLPIPIGGLCLLLFVIERIFLGVPPDPLGKHPETAPFE from the coding sequence ATGGCCGCACTGTTTCGCCGAGCGATGGACTTCCTCTACCTGTTGTGCGTGATCGTCGGTTGCATCGCACTGGTCTTGATCTCCGCGGTGATCCCGTGGGCGGTGTTTACGCGATACGTGCTCAACAGCGCGGCTTCCTGGCCGGAGCCGATGGCGGTGCTGCTGACGATCGTGCTGACTTTCATCGGTGCCGCCGCCGGCTACCGGCTTAACCTGCACATGAGCATCACCTATTTCGCCAAGAAGCTTCCACTGCCCCTGCAACGGGCAACCGACATCCTGGTTCAGCTGCTGATGGCGCTGATCGCGCTGTTCATGGTGATCTGGGGCGAGCGTCTTGTCGAGGTCACCTGGTACAACACCATCCCCGATTTCCCCTCACTGTCAGTCGGCGTCACCTATCTGCCGATTCCGATCGGCGGCCTCTGTCTGCTGCTGTTCGTGATCGAGCGGATCTTCCTCGGCGTGCCGCCCGACCCGCTCGGCAAGCATCCCGAAACCGCCCCCTTCGAGTGA
- a CDS encoding GntR family transcriptional regulator, protein MPARTTRKPQAAPAPAAISPRRGKPPQRATASSRIYGELRGELVSMRRRPGEVVSEADIALTYGVSRTPVREAILKLADEGLLDVFPQSGIFVSRIPLAALPEAIIIRKALEETTARLAAERATTSQILQLRSIVERQREADEAGDRVAFHQADELFHATVADVARHPGIWTLIMHVKVHVDRYRQLTLPVAGRMTQVIAEHEPILAAIEARDPQRAGIAMERHLDRLLRDISETQHTNPEFFASTE, encoded by the coding sequence ATGCCCGCACGCACAACGAGGAAACCCCAGGCCGCGCCAGCCCCGGCCGCCATCAGCCCGCGCCGCGGCAAGCCGCCGCAGCGGGCGACGGCGTCGTCGCGCATCTATGGCGAGTTGCGCGGCGAGCTGGTGTCGATGCGCCGCCGGCCGGGCGAAGTAGTCTCGGAGGCCGACATCGCGCTCACCTATGGCGTCAGCCGGACGCCTGTGCGCGAAGCGATCCTCAAGCTCGCCGATGAGGGCTTGCTCGACGTTTTCCCGCAATCCGGCATCTTCGTGTCCCGCATCCCGCTCGCCGCCCTGCCCGAGGCCATCATCATCCGCAAGGCGCTGGAAGAGACCACCGCACGGCTCGCGGCCGAACGCGCCACCACAAGCCAGATCCTGCAATTGCGGTCGATCGTGGAACGCCAGCGCGAGGCGGATGAGGCCGGCGACCGCGTTGCCTTTCACCAGGCCGACGAGCTGTTCCACGCCACCGTCGCCGACGTCGCCCGACATCCCGGGATCTGGACGCTGATCATGCATGTGAAGGTGCACGTCGATCGCTATCGCCAATTGACGCTGCCGGTCGCCGGGCGCATGACGCAGGTGATCGCCGAGCACGAGCCGATCCTCGCGGCGATCGAGGCACGCGATCCGCAACGTGCCGGGATTGCGATGGAGCGGCATCTCGACCGGCTGCTCCGCGACATCTCGGAGACCCAACATACCAATCCGGAGTTTTTCGCCAGCACGGAATGA
- a CDS encoding molybdopterin cofactor-binding domain-containing protein produces MSAPSPAPKLPVSLAANPRLSSWVRFTGEGRVAISPGKVEIGQGIVTALAQIAADELDVEISRIEMIRASTAASPNEGVTSGSLSVQQSGRALRHACAEVRQRFLTAASERLGVDASLLGVDDGTISGPGNVRTSYWELSDDVSLDQEATAGTVAKSAIARSVAGRSIQRVDIPDKVFARPRFIHDHALPGVLHGRMLRPDVSGAKLIALDEGTARVVSGLVAIVRDGGFAGVVADSEVAAEAALNALRKGATWSAGAPLPDQDDLAGFLRSQPVETTVIDTRPAVVSAKSARTLRRQYTRPYIAHASIAPSCAMAQWDGDRVHVWTHSQGVYLLRADLAIVLKLPTESIVVEHMEGAGCYGHNAADDVALDAVLLAKAAGGRPVRVQWSRHDEMSHAPFGAAMAIEIEADLDADNEIVGWRHGIWSNGHAARPGRATQPALLAATEIANPYPRMISTNPPAANGGGGDRNSVPLYDFPAWTITSHRLLTMPVRTSALRTLGAQGNVFAIESLLDEIAVLRGEDPIAFRLRHLRDERAKEVIRAAARRAAWKPQKQTGIGHGVGFARYKNTGAYCAAIAEIEGADDIRVKRLTLAVDVGEAINPDGVVNQIEGGTIQATSWVLKECVRFDRTHITSTSWTDYPILTFSEVPAVDVEIIQQPEIEPVGAGEAAHGPVTAAIANAVYDSLGVRVRDLPITRDKIIAAMELAS; encoded by the coding sequence ATGAGTGCGCCGTCCCCTGCCCCGAAACTGCCGGTCAGCCTGGCAGCCAATCCAAGACTGTCGTCCTGGGTGAGGTTCACCGGCGAAGGCCGTGTGGCGATCTCGCCCGGCAAGGTCGAGATTGGCCAGGGCATCGTCACGGCGCTGGCGCAGATCGCGGCGGACGAGCTCGACGTCGAGATCAGCCGCATCGAGATGATCCGCGCCTCGACCGCGGCAAGCCCGAACGAGGGCGTCACCTCCGGCAGCCTGTCCGTCCAGCAATCCGGCCGCGCGTTGCGCCACGCCTGCGCCGAGGTGCGCCAACGCTTCCTCACAGCAGCATCGGAACGTCTTGGCGTCGATGCATCCCTGCTCGGCGTCGATGACGGCACGATCTCGGGCCCGGGTAACGTCAGGACCAGCTATTGGGAACTGTCGGATGACGTCTCGCTCGATCAGGAAGCCACAGCGGGCACCGTGGCGAAGTCCGCCATCGCACGCAGCGTGGCCGGGCGTTCGATCCAGCGCGTCGACATTCCCGACAAGGTGTTCGCGCGGCCGCGCTTCATCCATGATCATGCCCTGCCAGGCGTGCTGCATGGGCGCATGCTGCGGCCGGACGTCTCTGGCGCGAAGCTGATCGCGCTCGACGAAGGAACCGCGCGCGTTGTTTCCGGGCTCGTCGCGATCGTCCGCGACGGCGGCTTTGCGGGCGTCGTTGCCGACAGCGAGGTCGCGGCGGAAGCCGCACTGAATGCCTTGCGCAAGGGCGCGACCTGGTCAGCTGGCGCGCCGCTGCCCGATCAGGACGATCTGGCTGGCTTCCTGAGAAGCCAGCCAGTCGAAACCACCGTCATCGACACTCGGCCGGCGGTAGTTTCAGCGAAATCTGCGCGCACCCTGCGCCGGCAATACACCCGTCCCTATATCGCACACGCCTCGATCGCGCCGTCCTGCGCGATGGCACAATGGGATGGTGATCGTGTTCATGTCTGGACACACAGCCAGGGCGTCTATCTGCTGCGGGCCGATCTCGCGATCGTGCTGAAGCTGCCGACTGAAAGCATCGTCGTCGAGCACATGGAGGGTGCCGGCTGCTACGGACACAATGCGGCCGATGATGTCGCGCTCGATGCGGTGTTGCTGGCCAAAGCCGCCGGCGGCCGCCCCGTGCGGGTGCAATGGTCGCGCCACGACGAGATGTCCCATGCGCCATTCGGGGCGGCCATGGCCATCGAGATCGAGGCTGATCTCGACGCGGACAACGAGATCGTCGGCTGGCGTCATGGGATCTGGAGCAACGGCCATGCGGCGCGGCCGGGACGCGCGACGCAGCCCGCACTGCTCGCGGCGACCGAAATCGCAAATCCCTACCCGCGCATGATCTCGACGAATCCGCCGGCGGCCAATGGCGGCGGAGGAGATCGCAACTCCGTTCCGCTCTACGACTTCCCGGCTTGGACGATCACGAGCCATCGCTTGCTGACCATGCCGGTGCGCACCTCGGCGCTGCGGACGCTGGGCGCGCAGGGCAATGTGTTCGCCATCGAGTCCCTGCTCGACGAGATCGCCGTTCTGCGCGGCGAGGACCCGATCGCGTTCCGCCTGCGTCATCTGCGAGACGAGCGTGCAAAGGAAGTTATCCGCGCCGCCGCGCGACGCGCCGCGTGGAAGCCGCAGAAGCAAACCGGCATCGGCCACGGTGTGGGCTTTGCGCGCTACAAGAACACGGGCGCCTATTGCGCCGCAATTGCCGAGATCGAAGGCGCCGACGATATCCGGGTGAAGCGGCTGACGCTCGCGGTCGATGTCGGCGAGGCCATCAACCCGGACGGCGTCGTCAACCAGATCGAGGGTGGCACCATCCAGGCGACGAGCTGGGTCCTGAAGGAGTGCGTCCGCTTCGATCGGACGCACATCACATCGACCTCCTGGACCGACTATCCAATCCTGACATTCAGCGAGGTTCCGGCGGTTGACGTCGAGATTATCCAGCAGCCGGAGATCGAACCGGTCGGCGCCGGCGAAGCCGCGCACGGCCCGGTGACGGCGGCCATCGCGAATGCGGTTTACGATAGCCTCGGCGTGCGTGTGCGCGACCTGCCGATCACGCGTGACAAAATCATCGCAGCCATGGAGCTCGCATCGTGA
- a CDS encoding (2Fe-2S)-binding protein: protein MATIQFQLNGVAASVDTDPDQALLDVLRGRLGITSPHFGCGAGECGACYVMVGDRAMASCDMPMWSVATKDVVTVEGLGAVEHPHPLQRAFISEQAMQCGYCVSGILISAAALLRRNPSPTEADVRTALDRNLCRCGSHNRMVRAVLRAASEMAMS from the coding sequence ATGGCCACCATCCAATTCCAGCTCAACGGCGTAGCGGCTTCCGTGGATACCGACCCCGATCAGGCGCTACTCGATGTACTGCGCGGCCGGCTCGGCATCACCAGTCCGCATTTCGGTTGCGGAGCCGGTGAATGCGGGGCCTGTTACGTGATGGTCGGCGACCGCGCAATGGCCTCCTGCGACATGCCGATGTGGTCGGTGGCAACCAAGGACGTCGTCACGGTGGAGGGCCTCGGGGCAGTCGAGCATCCGCATCCGCTGCAACGCGCTTTCATCTCCGAACAGGCGATGCAATGCGGCTATTGCGTCTCGGGGATCCTGATCAGCGCGGCGGCGCTGCTCAGGCGCAATCCCTCGCCGACGGAAGCCGATGTCAGAACCGCACTCGATCGCAATCTGTGCCGCTGCGGATCGCACAATCGCATGGTCCGCGCCGTGCTCCGGGCGGCATCGGAGATGGCAATGTCATGA
- a CDS encoding substrate-binding domain-containing protein, with product MTTVNILSGGAAQGLVRGLSEVFEAKTGFGIDGEFGAVGVMADKLRTSTPADLVILTHALLAKLAAEKLVVPSSIADVGRVETALAVRSRDPRVTVKTETDLREVLRSADAIYVPDTKASTAGQHVAKILDQLGIAYEVASRLKIFPSGATAMRELATSTATRPIGCTQATEIIATDGIALSGSLPPGRELVTMYTAGVAARAAHPKEAAALIALLTGADHKELRQRVGFTS from the coding sequence GTGACCACAGTGAACATCCTGAGCGGCGGCGCGGCGCAAGGCCTGGTGCGCGGCCTCAGCGAGGTCTTCGAGGCGAAGACCGGATTCGGCATCGACGGCGAATTCGGTGCGGTCGGTGTGATGGCGGACAAGCTGCGCACAAGCACGCCAGCCGATCTCGTGATCCTGACGCACGCTCTCCTCGCAAAGCTTGCCGCGGAGAAGCTTGTCGTCCCCTCCTCGATCGCCGATGTCGGCCGGGTCGAAACCGCGCTGGCGGTGCGCAGCCGCGATCCCAGGGTGACCGTGAAGACCGAAACCGATCTGCGCGAGGTCCTGCGCTCCGCGGATGCCATCTACGTTCCCGACACCAAGGCTTCGACGGCAGGCCAGCACGTTGCAAAAATCCTGGATCAACTCGGCATCGCCTACGAGGTCGCCTCGCGCCTGAAGATCTTTCCGAGCGGCGCAACAGCGATGCGCGAGCTGGCGACGTCCACCGCTACGAGGCCGATTGGATGCACGCAGGCGACCGAGATCATCGCGACCGACGGCATCGCGCTGTCCGGTTCGTTGCCGCCGGGACGCGAGCTCGTGACGATGTACACGGCCGGCGTCGCGGCGCGGGCCGCACATCCGAAGGAAGCGGCGGCGCTGATCGCGCTGCTGACCGGCGCAGATCACAAGGAGCTGCGCCAGCGCGTGGGCTTCACGAGCTAG
- a CDS encoding cyclase family protein: MPRKLIDISVPLQNDVPADPPGNHPTIQYIDHQQGLPRMLQFFDGLKAQDLPDGQGWAVEQVSLSTHNGTHLDAPWRFHPTMNRGERSWTIDEVPLEWCLQPGLKLDFRHLPDGYVAAADDVENELKRIGHTLSPLEIVVVNTSAGAKFGLADYVNSGCGMGYDATIYLLERGVRLTGTDGWSWDAPFVFTARKYAETKDASLIWEGHKAGRHIGYCHLEKLHNLEQLPSTGFTVSCFPVKIERASAGWTRAVAIIDN; this comes from the coding sequence ATGCCGCGGAAGCTGATCGATATCTCCGTGCCGTTGCAGAACGACGTGCCAGCCGATCCGCCGGGCAATCACCCGACAATTCAATATATCGATCATCAGCAGGGACTGCCGCGCATGCTGCAGTTCTTCGACGGTCTCAAGGCACAGGACCTGCCGGACGGCCAGGGCTGGGCCGTCGAGCAAGTTTCGCTGTCTACGCACAACGGCACGCATCTCGACGCACCCTGGCGCTTCCATCCGACGATGAATCGTGGCGAGCGGTCATGGACCATCGACGAGGTTCCGCTGGAGTGGTGCTTGCAGCCCGGGCTGAAGCTCGACTTCCGGCATCTTCCAGATGGCTATGTCGCCGCCGCCGACGACGTCGAGAACGAGCTCAAACGCATCGGGCATACGCTCTCGCCGCTCGAGATTGTCGTCGTCAACACCAGCGCCGGCGCAAAATTCGGCCTGGCTGATTACGTCAACTCCGGCTGCGGCATGGGTTATGACGCCACCATATACCTGCTCGAACGTGGCGTGCGCCTGACCGGCACCGATGGCTGGAGCTGGGACGCACCATTCGTCTTCACCGCCAGGAAATATGCAGAGACAAAAGACGCGAGCCTGATCTGGGAGGGCCACAAGGCGGGGCGGCACATCGGCTATTGCCATCTCGAGAAGCTGCACAATCTCGAGCAATTGCCCTCGACGGGATTCACGGTGTCATGCTTCCCGGTGAAGATCGAACGCGCCTCCGCGGGCTGGACGCGCGCGGTCGCCATCATCGACAATTAA